The Styela clava chromosome 10, kaStyClav1.hap1.2, whole genome shotgun sequence genome window below encodes:
- the LOC120337134 gene encoding uncharacterized protein LOC120337134, with protein sequence MCWNFGPLLVKQGRSSVKRCGLIITCATTRAVHLEIVHSMDVNSFINGLRRFIARRGKMSTIICDNGSNFTAGNKVLKKEIQIWNSSKMGEFCRQSDIIFKFNPPTASHFGGFYERLIRSTRKILTALLHDQLVTDEALSTIFCEVESQLNSRPLTPISMDPLDEEPLSPNHLLLLKHKANLPPGIFDKKDCYARRRWRQIQYLADQFWIRWSREVLVNLQARHKWLKKEDNFKVNDLVLLVDNTIPRRKWLTGRIMEVIPDKFGAVRQVTVKTSHGFLRRPIAKLCMIQRADE encoded by the coding sequence ATGTGTTGGAACTTCGGACCGTTGTTGGTGAAGCAAGGAAGAAGTTCTGTGAAGAGATGTGGCTTGATAATAACCTGTGCAACAACTAGAGCAGTGCATTTGGAAATTGTGCATAGTATGGATgtcaattcatttattaatgGATTAAGAAGATTCATTGCCAGAAGAGGCAAGATGTCAACCATTATATGTGATAATGGGAGCAATTTTACAGCTGGAAATAAAGTATTGAagaaagaaattcaaatttggaatTCCAGTAAAATGGGAGAATTTTGCAGACAAAGTGATATCATATTCAAGTTCAATCCTCCCACAGCTTCACACTTTGGAGGTTTCTATGAAAGACTCATCAGGTCAACAAGGAAGATATTGACTGCGTTATTGCATGATCAATTAGTTACTGATGAAGCATTGTCTACTATATTTTGTGAAGTTGAAAGTCAATTGAATTCAAGACCACTTACACCTATTAGTATGGATCCTTTGGATGAAGAACCACTTTCACCAAATCATTTATTGTTGCTGAAGCATAAAGCAAATTTACCACCAGGAATATTTGACAAGAAAGATTGTTATGCGAGAAGAAGATGGCGTCAAATACAATATTTGGCTGACCAATTCTGGATAAGATGGTCCAGAGAAGTACTCGTCAATCTACAAGCTCGACATAAATGGTTGAAGAAGGAAGACAATTTCAAAGTCAATGATCTTGTGTTACTGGTTGACAACACAATACCAAGAAGGAAGTGGCTGACAGGCAGAATTATGGAAGTTATACCAGACAAATTTGGAGCTGTCAGACAAGTGACTGTCAAAACTTCTCATGGGTTTTTAAGAAGACCAATAGCAAAACTTTGTATGATTCAGAGAGCTGATGAGTAA